A region of Toxorhynchites rutilus septentrionalis strain SRP chromosome 1, ASM2978413v1, whole genome shotgun sequence DNA encodes the following proteins:
- the LOC129761618 gene encoding uncharacterized protein LOC129761618 yields the protein MRAQPINPSASVPQVIESLTMRFGRPEILIEEFVEKVKSTPIPRADKLETMIDFGTMVQGLCDHIVAANLQEHLANPTLLKDLVAKLPAEYKMKWAGYRNQSPTVNLKTFSMFMEGIVEDAYSVSSFNASERLVRREKQRRIDQSFVHADNEECLEEIEIKKRPVDSAGIECLICRKYGHRAKECRVFWAMSIDERWKTIQSKAICRTCLFGHGRRSCRSTTRCGVDGCQYRHHPLLHSPSSVQAAQRKSQTEDHHVHQDQLSKLLFRIVPVTLYGRTGSIDTFAFLDEGSSLTMIESSLADNLEVNGYDKPLCLKWTSNVTREEKQFRRVTFEISGIGKMKRYWLNDVGTIQSLDLPVQTLPINDMQLHYQHLQGIPIEGYRGAVPRLLIGIDNLKLTLPLKTREGEEGNPVAVKTRLGWCVYGGQRNARFPSVNMHICECNRDESMDETIKTYFSIEEVGARPRNECMSKEDQRALKILQETTVSVGDRFESGLLWKFDDFEFPDSYPMAIKRLHCLQRRMEKDPTLKENIQRQIQEYIDKGYAHRASVGELAAVDPRRIWFLPLGAVVNPKKPSKVRLIWDASAKVDGVSLNGMLLKGPDQLTSLPTVIFHFRQHQVAVVGDIREMFHQIFIRWLDRYSQCFLWSPDSSHDPEIFVMDVATFGSTSSPATAQFVKNTNAQRFAQEFTRAVEGILYNHYVDDYLDSFPDEEEAKRVATAVREVHRRGGFEIRNWCSNSPAVLKHLGENAKKVEKNLNLENAGTPERVLGMLWNSEEDVIHFETTMRENIRKIIENDTIPTKRQILQCVMTLFDPLGLLTPYLIFGRILIQDVWRAGTKWDELVDNNIFQRWRDWVKILYDINKVRIPRCYFRRPDSFSFENVQLHVFVDASPTAYSCACYFHIINAQGEVEVSLVAAKAKVAPLKHMSIPRLELQACVLGSRMMKLVVDGHTFSISKRYFWTDSQTAHTWINKDPHIYRPFVAHRVAEILETTKPQICNEFSQGG from the coding sequence ATGCGTGCGCAGCCGATTAATCCTTCAGCGTCCGTTCCTCAGGTGATAGAGTCATTAACGATGCGATTTGGCCGCCCTGAAATACTCATTGAAGAGTTCGTCGAAAAAGTTAAATCCACTCCGATTCCGAGGGCTGACAAACTCGAGACCATGATCGACTTCGGAACAATGGTACAAGGACTTTGTGACCATATTGTTGCAGCGAACTTACAAGAACACTTAGCCAATCCAACACTACTGAAAGATCTGGTGGCCAAACTACCCGCAGAATACAAAATGAAATGGGCAGGTTACCGAAATCAATCTCCTACCGTTAATTTAAAGACATTTAGCATGTTTATGGAAGGGATTGTAGAAGATGCATACAGCGTGTCATCGTTCAATGCAAGCGAACGATTAGTCAGACGTGAAAAGCAAAGACGAATAGACCAGAGTTTCGTTCATGCTGATAATGAGGAATGCTTGGAAGAAATAGAAATTAAAAAGCGCCCCGTTGATTCAGCGGGAATTGAATGTTTGATTTGTCGGAAATACGGACATCGAGCGAAGGAGTGCAGGGTTTTCTGGGCCATGTCAATCGATGAACGTTGGAAAACGATACAAAGCAAAGCAATTTGTCGTACGTGTCTCTTTGGTCACGGACGAAGGTCATGCCGTAGCACCACTCGTTGTGGTGTCGATGGTTGTCAGTATCGCCATCACCCATTGTTACACTCCCCCTCCTCAGTACAAGCAGCTCAGAGGAAGAGTCAGACAGAAGATCATCATGTGCATCAAGATCAACTATCGAAACTTCTTTTCCGCATCGTACCAGTTACCCTCTACGGTCGTACTGGTAGCATAGATACATTTGCCTTTTTGGATGAGGGCTCGTCTCTTACGATGATAGAGAGCAGTTTGGCGGACAATCTCGAAGTCAATGGCTATGATAAGCCACTATGCTTGAAATGGACGAGCAACGTGACCCGCGAGGAAAAGCAATTCAGGCGAGTTACATTTGAAATATCAGGAATCGGAAAGATGAAGCGTTATTGGTTAAATGATGTCGGAACAATCCAGTCACTAGACCTACCGGTGCAAACGCTACCAATCAATGACATGCAACTGCACTATCAACACCTTCAAGGAATTCCAATCGAAGGGTACCGTGGCGCTGTACCTCGCTTGCTTATTGGAATTGACAATCTCAAATTGACACTGCCTTTGAAGACACGGGAAGGAGAAGAAGGTAATCCAGTGGCCGTGAAAACTCGGCTTGGATGGTGCGTCTATGGCGGTCAAAGGAACGCTAGATTTCCCTCTGTCAACATGCATATCTGCGAATGCAATAGAGATGAATCTATGGATGAAACGATCAAGACGTATTTTTCGATCGAGGAAGTCGGGGCTCGTCCAAGAAACGAGTGTATGTCTAAGGAAGATCAACGGGCGTTAAAGATACTGCAGGAAACCACAGTTTCAGTGGGCGATCGATTCGAGTCAGGCCTCCTGTGGAAATTCGATGATTTTGAATTTCCAGACAGCTATCCAATGGCCATCAAAAGACTACACTGTTTGCAGCGTAGAATGGAAAAGGATCCGACTTTGAAGGAAAATATTCAACGTCAGATACAGGAATACATCGACAAAGGTTATGCTCATCGTGCATCAGTCGGAGAATTAGCGGCTGTCGATCCTCGTAGAATTTGGTTCCTGCCCTTAGGTGCAGTAGTCAACCCAAAAAAACCTTCGAAAGTTCGCCTTATATGGGACGCCTCAGCGAAAGTCGATGGTGTTTCGTTGAACGGCATGCTATTGAAAGGGCCCGATCAGTTGACGTCTTTACCAACAGTTATCTTCCATTTTCGGCAACACCAGGTGGCAGTAGTCGGTGACATTAGGGAGATGTTTCACCAGATTTTTATCCGTTGGCTCGACCGGTACTCACAATGTTTCCTATGGTCCCCTGACTCTTCCCACGATCCCGAAATATTTGTGATGGATGTAGCTACGTTCGGCTCAACCAGCTCACCAGCGACTGCACAGTTTGTGAAGAACACAAACGCTCAGAGATTCGCACAAGAATTCACTAGAGCCGTCGAAGGAATTCTGTATAACCACTACGTGGATGACTATCTTGATAGCTTCCCCGACGAAGAAGAAGCCAAACGAGTGGCAACAGCCGTTAGAGAAGTACACAGAAGAGGAGGTTTCGAGATCCGCAACTGGTGCTCCAACAGTCCGGCAGTTCTGAAGCACCTAGGAGAAAATGCGAAAAAGGTTGAGAAAAATCTCAATTTAGAGAATGCTGGTACTCCCGAACGTGTGCTGGGTATGCTGTGGAACAGTGAAGAGGATGTGATCCATTTCGAGACGACCATGCGAGAAAACATCAGGAAAATAATCGAAAATGACACAATACCTACTAAGCGTCAAATCCTACAATGCGTGATGACTCTTTTCGACCCGTTGGGACTTCTTACACCGTATCTTATATTCGGTAGAATTCTTATCCAAGACGTGTGGCGTGCTGGAACGAAGTGGGACGAGTTAGTGGATAATAACATTTTTCAACGCTGGCGGGATTGGGTAAAAATACTGTATGACATAAATAAAGTTCGAATTCCCCGCTGTTACTTTCGTCGTCCAGATAGCTTCAGCTTTGAGAATGTCCAGCTTCATGTCTTTGTTGATGCTAGTCCAACTGCCTATTCCTGCGCATGCTACTTCCATATAATTAACGCTCAAGGAGAGGTTGAGGTATCGTTGGTTGCTGCCAAGGCGAAGGTAGCCCCACTCAAACATATGAGTATTCCTAGACTAGAACTTCAGGCCTGTGTCCTGGGCTCGCGCATGATGAAGCTGGTGGTGGATGGTCACACTTTCTCTATCTCCAAACGGTATTTCTGGACAGATTCGCAAACAGCTCACACTTGGATCAACAAGGATCCTCATATATATCGACCGTTCGTAGCCCATCGGGTTGCAGAGATTCTGGAAACCACGAAACCACAGATTTGTAACGAATTCTCACAAGGCGGCTGA
- the LOC129761619 gene encoding uncharacterized protein LOC129761619 has product MTQWESYPEEMAMLTGSGNTVERTSSIYQFTPKVDKQGVLRVDGRIGAAKRTAYGVKFPVILPQKHHVTNLILEDLHRKFKHGYNETVVNEARQQFCIPHLRRVVRNISNRCLLCRMRKACPVVPQMAPLPEARLSPFVRPFTYVGVDYFGPILVKRGRCHEKRWVALFTCLTIRAIHVEVVYSLTTEAFIMSVRRFVNRRGAPIELHSDNGTNFHGAERILRQQIYVGLSATFTNASTTWRFIPPGAPHMGGCWERMVRSVKSALSTSYGDEKLDDEAFQTLLVEAESIVNSRPLTYLPLQSTEQVALTPNHFLLGSSSGVTQPSVQHIGDANELRRSWRTLQKQLDRFWKRWVREYMPTLTKRTKWFGKTKNIQPGELVLIIDDRKRNQWTRGRVLEVITAADGAVRQVIVQTSGGILRRPSSKLAVLEFVESDVTSKAEGSIGGRMLPPQNTPGNPDELGSPAQQRQPTATTV; this is encoded by the coding sequence ATGACACAATGGGAATCGTATCCAGAAGAGATGGCTATGCTGACGGGATCTGGGAACACAGTTGAAAGGACTAGTTCCATTTATCAATTCACCCCTAAGGTCGATAAGCAGGGAGTCCTACGAGTCGATGGACGAATTGGAGCAGCCAAGCGAACTGCCTATGGTGTAAAATTCCCAGTGATACTTCCTCAAAAACATCAcgtaacaaatttgattttggaaGATTTGCATCGAAAGTTTAAACATGGCTATAATGAGACAGTTGTGAACGAAGCTCGCCAACAGTTTTGCATCCCACACTTGCGGCGAGTTGTACGAAATATATCCAACCGCTGCCTGCTATGTAGAATGCGAAAAGCGTGTCCGGTTGTTCCACAAATGGCTCCACTACCCGAAGCACGACTATCACCTTTTGTTCGGCCCTTCACGTACGTTGGAGTGGATTATTTCGGACCAATCTTAGTAAAAAGAGGACGATGTCATGAAAAACGATGGGTAGCTCTCTTTACGTGTCTAACTATACGAGCAATTCACGTGGAGGTTGTTTACAGCCTCACGACGGAGGCCTTCATTATGAGTGTACGTAGGTTCGTCAATCGTCGAGGAGCTCCTATAGAATTACATAGCGACAATGGAACGAACTTCCATGGCGCAGAAAGAATTCTTCGTCAACAGATATATGTTGGGTTATCCGCTACATTCACCAACGCTTCCACGACGTGGAGGTTCATTCCCCCCGGCGCGCCCCACATGGGAGGGTGTTGGGAACGTATGGTACGTTCAGTCAAGTCTGCACTGTCAACGTCTTATGGtgatgaaaaactagatgacgAGGCTTTCCAAACGCTGTTAGTGGAGGCTGAGTCGATAGTTAATAGTCGTCCACTAACGTACTTACCGCTACAGTCAACGGAACAGGTAGCTTTAACGCCAAACCATTTCTTGCTCGGCAGTTCATCAGGAGTTACACAGCCTTCGGTCCAACACATCGGCGATGCTAATGAACTGAGACGATCCTGGAGAACTCTGCAAAAGCAACTGGATAGATTTTGGAAGAGATGGGTGAGGGAATATATGCCGACACTCACGAAGCGTACAAAGTGGtttggaaaaacgaaaaacattcAACCTGGAGAGTTGGTGCTAATCATTGACGATAGAAAGCGGAATCAATGGACCCGTGGACGAGTTCTAGAAGTGATTACAGCAGCAGATGGTGCCGTCAGACAAGTTATAGTACAAACCTCAGGAGGAATACTGAGACGTCCATCTTCAAAACTAGCTGTTCTGGAGTTTGTTGAAAGTGATGTAACTTCGAAAGCCGAAGGTTCCATTGGGGGGAGGATGTTGCCGCCGCAAAATACCCCTGGTAACCCGGACGAATTAGGTAGCCCTGCACAACAAAGGCAGCCAACAGCTACAACGGTTTGA